The window TCAACACCTGATCATTGGATTGGGTGTTGATAAAGATATCCCGATATATTATAAAACATCACTATCTGTGTTTAAACGGGTTGACTTAAAAAATGATAAATTGAGGTGGATAGGAAAGGATCAAGTTTCTGGAATAGCTGCTTTTTTAAATCAGGTCGATCCCAATCAATTAAAAGAAAATGAATCGCTATCTAAAATAGAGGGGCATCCGTTTACAGTAAAAAAATATGAAAGCATTAATTCGCGATCACAGCCATTTTTAGAATTATCGCCTATAGTTTATTCAAGTGATAAAAGTTTGGCGCTTTGTTCTGTTTATCATTGGAGCAGCCCGGAAGCGGCGAGCGAAACTATTTATATTCTACAGCATCAATCATCCGGATGGAAAATCGTTAGGTTTTTGGTTGTGTCAATTTCTTAATTATTGTAAAATTTAATAAAGTCAATGTACTAACAATAAACATTATCCGCATTTGACTATCACAAAAGAAGCCGGCTATGAAAAAAAAAATTTTTTTTATAAGTTGTTTTTCTTTAATGTATTTAATTTCTTGCTCTGTTAATCATGAGATTGTGAAACCAAAGTCGGGTGATTATCAATGGCAGGTTACTCATTCCTCCCAGGCGTCCGCCCCGGTAATTTGTGGTACTGTTAATGACTTTGATACTAAAAAGCCATTAGGTAAAAATGGTGCAATAAAGATCAATCAAAGTGTAAAACAAAAAACCGATTTGAATGGGGGATTTTCGTTCAAAGTTGAACCTGGAAAATACGCTTTCACAATAGTTGCCTTCCCATATGATTTAGTAACGACAAAAAAAATACAAGTAAATCTTGGTGATTCGGTTAAGTTAAAAGTGTACCTCAAGCCTAGCAGTGAACCCATGGTTGACTAAATTTTTTTGATCACATAAATAAGCTTAAGATATACAAACGAGGCGGGCTAACACCCGCCTCGTTTTGTATATCGTGTTATTTAATAGTTATAGGCAGTAAATACTACAAGTAAAATAATATTTGTAGTTTTACTTATTACATGGAAAGTTTCTGGGAACATCTGCACACTTTAACCGATGCTAATTCCATCATAAGTACCGGGGGCTTTTACCTATTACTTATTGTTGTATATGCTGAAACGGGCCTCTTTTTCGGGTTTTTTTTACCCGGCGACTACCTGCTGTTTATGGCCGGCCTTTTTTGCGCGACAGGTATATTAGATGTCTCTATTTATTTATTATTAGGCGGGTTGATGATTGCGGGTATATTGGGTAATTATACCGGCTATTGGTTTGGTTACCGAACAGGCCCCTTACTGTTCAACCGCAACGAATCAATCTTCTTTAAAAAACGCTATGTGGTAATGGCAGAAGCGTTTTATGAAAAATATGGTGGCATGGCTTTGGTTTTAGGCAGATTTTTCCCCATAATCAGAACTTTTGCACCTATCTTTGCAGGTGTTGTAAAAGTGGACATTAAAAAGTTCACTATCTATAACATAATAGGGAGCGTAGCCTGGGTATGTACATTAACATTAATAGGTTTCTTCCTGGGGCTTAAATATCCCGGGATAAAAGATTACCTTCAATACATTATTGTTGGTTTAATTGTAATAACAGCTATCCCATTGGTAGTAGCATTTGCCCGAAGAAAAGGGTTTATTGATACAGAAGAAAATAAAACAAATAAGGCATAATTATATTTAATATAGCAAATGAGTACACAACACCCATGGCACCAGGTATCGCCGGGCGATGATATACCGTCAACAGTGAACGCGATTATAGAGATACCAAAAGGATCGAAAGCGAAGTATGAGATTGATAAAGATTCGGGTTTATTGAAACTGGACAGGATCCTGTTCTCGTCGGTAATGTATCCGGCCAACTACGGTTTTATCCCGCAAACCTATTGCGATGATAAGGATCCTTTAGATATATTAGTACTATGTTCTGCCGATGTTTATCCTATGAGCATGATAGAAGCCAAAGTAATTGGGGTGATGCACATGGTTGATAACGGCGAACAGGATGATAAAATTATCGCGGTAGCAAAAAACGATATGTCGGTAAACTATATCGACGATTTGAATGAATTGCCGCCGCATGCCATGAAAGAAATAGTGCGGTTTTTTCAGGATTACAAAGCGCTGGAAGAAAAGAATGTTACCATAGAGCATCTTTTAGGCAAGCCCTACGCATATAAAGTAATTAAGGAAAGTTTAGAGCTGTATAAAGCTACTTTCAAAGTTGAACAATAAAAAAAATTAATGGACCACCCCGATCTTTATGTAAACGGCTATTTTATTGTTCTAACCATATTCCTGGTTTTTTTAAACGGGTTTTTTGTAGCTGCAGAATTTGCGCTGGTACGTGTGCGGGGCTCGCAAATTGAATTGCAGGTAAAAACCGGCAGCCGGATGGCGCGGCTTACGCGCAGCATTATGGCTAATATGGCTGGCTACCTGGCTGCTACGCAATTAGGTATCACCATTGCATCGTTAGGCCTGGGTGTAATAGGCGAAGACGTGTTTACACGTGTAATGCTGAATGCGTTTAATTTATTAGGGTTTCAAATCACCTCGGTATTTGTTA of the Mucilaginibacter boryungensis genome contains:
- a CDS encoding carboxypeptidase regulatory-like domain-containing protein; the protein is MKKKIFFISCFSLMYLISCSVNHEIVKPKSGDYQWQVTHSSQASAPVICGTVNDFDTKKPLGKNGAIKINQSVKQKTDLNGGFSFKVEPGKYAFTIVAFPYDLVTTKKIQVNLGDSVKLKVYLKPSSEPMVD
- a CDS encoding inorganic diphosphatase; translation: MSTQHPWHQVSPGDDIPSTVNAIIEIPKGSKAKYEIDKDSGLLKLDRILFSSVMYPANYGFIPQTYCDDKDPLDILVLCSADVYPMSMIEAKVIGVMHMVDNGEQDDKIIAVAKNDMSVNYIDDLNELPPHAMKEIVRFFQDYKALEEKNVTIEHLLGKPYAYKVIKESLELYKATFKVEQ
- a CDS encoding DedA family protein, with the protein product MESFWEHLHTLTDANSIISTGGFYLLLIVVYAETGLFFGFFLPGDYLLFMAGLFCATGILDVSIYLLLGGLMIAGILGNYTGYWFGYRTGPLLFNRNESIFFKKRYVVMAEAFYEKYGGMALVLGRFFPIIRTFAPIFAGVVKVDIKKFTIYNIIGSVAWVCTLTLIGFFLGLKYPGIKDYLQYIIVGLIVITAIPLVVAFARRKGFIDTEENKTNKA